One genomic segment of Ferrimonas sp. YFM includes these proteins:
- the mrcB gene encoding penicillin-binding protein 1B — MAKQPSRTTRRPTQRKGTTRKAPARKRAPQPRRWGRRLLGFALVGLLALSGLTAAYCVYLDKVIADKFEGQRWHLPAQIYARPMAIYPGAPITHAQLKQELSLLGYRNTGNPRQEGEFAVASDRVELFKRAYDGPGGFEPAQKVMIRFSDNRITRLQRSSDGRDLGFVHLEALLLDRIVAGDREDRLFIPREQIPESLVNALLRTEDRDFYHHHGVAPLAIARALVVNLKAGRTVQGGSTLTQQLAKNFFLTRERSLWRKVREALMALIIDYRYDKDTILEAYLNEVYMGQDGSIGVHGVGLASRFYFHRPIEELTIGQQATLVAMIKGPSYYNPWRFPERVAQRRDLVLKLMLEEGLISSSQYQQAAGQGLGVRDAKSRQRHRVPAFMQQVRFELANRYGPQTLKRSGLKVYTTLDPLAQKAAEQAVSKGMDQLSRDRQDDSLQSAMVVVDRYQGGVLAMVGDRNPEFKGFNRARDARRPIGSLVKPFVYLTALAQPQRFNLATPVKDEPITLKSSGGSTWSPKNDDKQYRGQVPLSEGLVRSYNVPTVNLGMNLGLEAVESSLMEAGWQEPINPVPSMLLGSMEGSPLELAQIYQTLANGGRYQQLHTVRHVLDQDNAPLAEHRERSRQALSEQASYLVDHLLTQVVARGTGRRLAKAFPGVTLAGKTGTSSNGRDAWFAGFDDRDVVITWVGRDDNGAANLYGSSAALPLYRRYLTQRDPLSLVLTPPEGTLQGYFNERGVAVAEDCHGARALPADAGSWPNPSGCDGAGRERNWLERVLGL, encoded by the coding sequence ATGGCCAAACAGCCCAGTCGCACAACCCGCCGCCCGACACAACGAAAGGGTACGACCCGCAAAGCTCCGGCCCGCAAGCGGGCGCCTCAGCCGCGCCGTTGGGGGCGTCGCCTGCTGGGCTTCGCCCTGGTAGGCCTGTTGGCCTTGAGTGGCCTCACCGCCGCGTATTGTGTCTATCTGGATAAGGTGATTGCCGATAAGTTCGAGGGGCAGCGCTGGCACCTGCCGGCGCAGATCTACGCCCGTCCCATGGCCATCTACCCCGGTGCGCCCATTACCCATGCCCAGCTCAAGCAGGAGCTGTCGCTGCTGGGTTATCGCAACACAGGCAACCCCAGACAAGAAGGGGAGTTTGCCGTGGCCAGCGACAGGGTGGAGCTGTTCAAACGGGCCTACGATGGTCCGGGCGGTTTTGAACCGGCCCAGAAGGTGATGATCCGCTTCAGCGACAACCGCATCACCCGATTGCAGCGCTCCAGCGATGGCCGGGATCTGGGATTCGTTCATCTGGAAGCCTTGCTGCTGGACCGCATTGTCGCCGGCGACCGGGAGGACAGGTTGTTTATTCCCAGGGAGCAGATCCCTGAGAGCCTGGTGAATGCCCTGCTGCGTACCGAAGACAGAGATTTCTACCACCACCATGGTGTGGCCCCCCTGGCCATCGCCCGGGCCTTGGTGGTCAACCTCAAGGCGGGCCGAACCGTTCAAGGTGGCTCCACCCTGACCCAGCAGCTGGCGAAGAACTTCTTCCTCACCCGGGAGCGCTCCCTGTGGCGTAAAGTTCGGGAAGCGCTGATGGCCCTGATCATCGACTACCGCTACGACAAGGACACCATCCTCGAGGCCTACCTTAACGAGGTGTACATGGGCCAGGATGGCAGCATTGGGGTGCACGGTGTCGGGCTGGCGTCGCGCTTTTACTTCCATCGTCCCATTGAGGAGCTGACCATTGGCCAGCAAGCCACCCTGGTGGCGATGATCAAGGGACCCAGTTACTACAACCCCTGGCGCTTTCCCGAGCGGGTGGCTCAGCGGCGGGATCTGGTGCTCAAACTGATGCTGGAGGAGGGGCTGATCTCCAGCAGCCAGTATCAGCAGGCCGCAGGCCAGGGATTGGGGGTGCGCGATGCCAAGTCGCGGCAACGCCATCGGGTGCCCGCCTTCATGCAGCAGGTGCGTTTCGAGCTGGCCAACCGTTACGGCCCGCAAACCCTGAAACGATCCGGGCTCAAGGTGTACACCACCCTGGATCCCCTGGCCCAGAAGGCGGCGGAACAGGCGGTGAGTAAGGGGATGGACCAGCTCAGCCGGGACCGCCAGGATGACAGCCTGCAGAGCGCCATGGTGGTGGTGGACCGCTATCAGGGAGGCGTACTGGCGATGGTCGGCGATCGCAATCCCGAGTTTAAGGGGTTCAACCGGGCCCGGGATGCCCGGCGTCCCATCGGCTCTCTGGTGAAACCCTTTGTCTATCTGACCGCCCTGGCCCAGCCCCAGCGCTTCAACCTGGCTACGCCGGTGAAGGATGAGCCCATCACCCTGAAGAGCAGTGGCGGCTCCACCTGGTCACCCAAGAACGACGACAAGCAGTATCGGGGCCAGGTGCCCCTGTCCGAAGGCCTGGTGCGCTCCTACAACGTGCCCACGGTGAACCTGGGGATGAATCTGGGGCTGGAGGCGGTGGAGAGCAGCCTGATGGAAGCCGGCTGGCAGGAGCCCATCAACCCGGTGCCCTCCATGTTGCTGGGTTCGATGGAGGGATCCCCGCTGGAGCTGGCCCAGATCTATCAGACTCTGGCCAACGGCGGCCGTTATCAACAGCTGCACACGGTGCGTCATGTGCTGGATCAGGACAATGCGCCTCTGGCGGAACACCGGGAGCGCAGCCGTCAGGCGTTGTCCGAGCAGGCCTCCTATCTGGTGGATCACCTGTTGACTCAGGTGGTGGCCCGGGGGACAGGCCGACGCCTGGCCAAGGCGTTCCCCGGGGTGACCCTGGCGGGTAAGACCGGCACCAGCTCCAACGGCCGTGATGCCTGGTTTGCCGGCTTCGATGACCGGGATGTGGTGATCACCTGGGTGGGGCGCGATGACAATGGAGCGGCCAACCTCTATGGTTCCAGTGCCGCCCTGCCGCTTTATCGTCGCTACCTGACTCAGCGGGATCCCCTGTCACTGGTGCTGACCCCGCCGGAGGGTACTCTGCAGGGTTACTTCAACGAGCGTGGCGTGGCGGTGGCCGAAGATTGCCATGGTGCCAGGGCCTTGCCAGCGGATGCTGGCAGCTGGCCCAACCCCAGCGGCTGTGACGGGGCGGGACGGGAGCGCAACTGGCTGGAGCGGGTACTGGGGCTGTGA
- the thpR gene encoding RNA 2',3'-cyclic phosphodiesterase yields the protein MAERLFFALPVSISNQMALIKHQAHLGQLGRVVPATNFHLTLAFLGQVTQKQKEGLIDRWQELEVPRLSLTLDRYLHFPKAGVVCLGCDQSPIALNRLAGQLRRDAAQHGLHSHRAPFRPHVTLFRGVHEVTELPEPAPVTLELNEVQLMRSHREMGKLVYSPLVRWHAR from the coding sequence ATGGCCGAACGACTGTTTTTCGCCCTGCCCGTCAGCATCAGCAACCAGATGGCACTGATCAAACACCAGGCCCACCTGGGGCAACTGGGCAGAGTGGTGCCCGCCACCAACTTTCACCTGACCCTGGCCTTTCTGGGCCAGGTGACCCAGAAGCAGAAAGAAGGGCTTATTGACCGCTGGCAGGAGCTGGAGGTGCCCAGGCTGAGTCTGACCCTGGACCGCTACCTGCATTTTCCCAAGGCAGGGGTTGTCTGCCTCGGCTGCGATCAGTCCCCCATCGCCCTAAACCGGCTGGCGGGGCAACTGAGGCGGGATGCTGCCCAGCATGGGCTGCACAGCCACAGGGCGCCATTTCGCCCTCATGTCACCCTGTTCCGCGGTGTGCATGAGGTCACCGAACTGCCTGAACCTGCCCCGGTCACCCTGGAGCTCAACGAGGTGCAGCTGATGCGCTCTCACAGGGAGATGGGCAAGCTGGTCTACAGCCCTCTGGTACGCTGGCACGCTCGGTAA
- the rsmS gene encoding pleiotropic regulatory protein RsmS, with protein MSLDDAPQEIKLAVDLIYLLESNEIDPEVALKALAIVEKDLRSKLPAEPAASAP; from the coding sequence ATGTCCCTGGATGACGCACCACAGGAGATAAAACTGGCTGTGGACCTGATCTATCTGCTGGAAAGCAATGAGATCGACCCGGAGGTGGCGCTCAAGGCCCTGGCCATCGTGGAGAAGGACCTGCGCAGCAAGCTGCCCGCAGAGCCCGCCGCCTCAGCCCCCTAG
- the hrpB gene encoding ATP-dependent helicase HrpB — MSALPIEEVFGPLRQALASHNQVILQAPTGAGKSTALPLAMLGWPEVEGRILLLEPRRIAARAIARYLAAQLGEKVGETVGLRVRGETKVSARTRLEIVTEGVLTRQIQSDPELEGVALVLFDEVHERHLATDLALALALEVQGGLREDLTLMLMSATLEGQNFEQCLGDAVKVSSEGRSYPVSLEYQPVPQGEPWVNHAVAQIRRQLTQREGNILAFFPGQGEIRRAQELLQHGLADGVRLCPLYGQLSPREQDEAIAPPPAGTRKVVLATNIAESSLTIDGISVVVDGGWQRQARYNLRSGLTRLETVRISQGSAAQRSGRAGRLMPGHGVRLWSEGMQQGLGESDAPEITTADLTHLALELAAWGCRQATDLSWLTEPPKAAMDGAWTLLAQLELVDEQHQLTPMGRQVHRLGSDPRLGHMLLKAAELELSLGVCGLQALACELAALLEEADPLRGRRVGVDIELRLGKLAGPAKQQAQKWRNQLGCKEAPASGDHAGLLLALAYPDRIAQARGKDGRYQLSGGSGAVLPQDDPWQGRHTLLVAAQLSERQGQGDALIHLAAEVELSLLTRALPHLVASKRAQHLDSKTGELVAEKRQMLGSLTLKREPLTDISDEDYCQALLEAVRRQGLGLLPWSESIEQWRLRLHHARRLCPELDWPDLSDPALMDGLEQWLGPYLTGLTRVAQLKKLDLKGILQASLEWTQQQQLDDLLPTHWQAPTGSRLKLEYHAQGVKLAVRVQEMYGEAATPRLARGQLPVTLELLSPAHRPLQVTEDLAAFWKGAWNEVKKEMKGRYPKHLWPDDPANAQATRVTKKRMQQQ; from the coding sequence TTGTCCGCTCTGCCCATCGAGGAGGTGTTTGGCCCGCTGCGCCAGGCCCTGGCCTCCCACAATCAAGTCATCCTTCAGGCCCCCACAGGCGCCGGTAAGTCCACGGCTCTGCCCTTAGCCATGCTTGGCTGGCCCGAGGTGGAGGGGCGCATTCTTCTGCTGGAGCCGCGGCGTATCGCTGCCCGGGCCATTGCCCGTTACCTGGCGGCGCAGCTGGGGGAGAAGGTGGGGGAAACGGTGGGGCTGCGAGTCCGCGGGGAGACCAAAGTCAGTGCCCGAACCCGGCTGGAGATCGTTACCGAAGGCGTCCTGACCCGGCAGATCCAGAGCGATCCCGAACTGGAGGGGGTGGCGCTGGTGCTGTTTGACGAAGTGCATGAGCGTCACCTGGCCACGGATCTGGCCCTGGCCCTGGCCCTGGAGGTTCAGGGAGGGCTTCGTGAGGATCTGACCCTGATGCTGATGTCCGCCACCCTGGAGGGGCAGAATTTTGAGCAGTGCCTGGGCGACGCGGTGAAGGTGAGCAGTGAGGGCCGCAGCTATCCGGTATCCCTGGAGTATCAGCCGGTGCCTCAGGGGGAACCCTGGGTCAATCACGCCGTGGCCCAGATTCGTCGGCAACTGACCCAGAGAGAGGGCAACATTCTCGCGTTTTTCCCCGGTCAGGGCGAGATTCGCCGGGCCCAGGAGCTGCTGCAACACGGGCTGGCGGATGGGGTCAGGCTCTGTCCCCTTTATGGCCAGCTCTCTCCCAGGGAGCAGGATGAGGCCATCGCCCCGCCCCCAGCGGGCACCCGTAAGGTGGTGTTGGCCACCAACATCGCCGAGTCCAGCCTGACCATCGATGGCATCTCCGTGGTGGTGGATGGTGGCTGGCAGCGTCAGGCCAGGTACAACCTGCGCAGTGGATTGACCCGACTGGAGACGGTGCGCATCAGCCAGGGCTCTGCGGCTCAGCGCAGCGGCCGGGCCGGACGACTGATGCCTGGCCACGGGGTGCGTCTGTGGAGCGAGGGGATGCAGCAGGGGTTGGGAGAGAGCGATGCCCCGGAGATCACCACGGCGGATCTGACCCATCTGGCGCTGGAGCTGGCGGCCTGGGGCTGCCGGCAGGCGACGGACCTGAGCTGGCTGACCGAACCTCCCAAGGCGGCCATGGACGGCGCCTGGACTCTGCTGGCGCAACTTGAACTGGTGGATGAACAGCATCAGCTGACCCCCATGGGGCGCCAGGTGCATCGCCTCGGCAGCGATCCCCGCCTCGGCCATATGCTGCTCAAGGCGGCGGAGCTGGAGCTGAGTCTCGGCGTCTGCGGGTTGCAGGCTCTGGCGTGCGAGCTGGCGGCCTTGCTCGAGGAAGCGGATCCCCTTCGTGGACGTCGCGTGGGGGTGGATATCGAGCTGCGCCTGGGTAAGCTGGCCGGCCCTGCCAAACAGCAGGCGCAAAAGTGGCGCAATCAGCTGGGTTGCAAAGAGGCCCCCGCCTCCGGCGACCATGCCGGTTTGCTGCTGGCCCTGGCCTACCCGGATCGTATTGCTCAGGCCCGGGGCAAAGATGGCCGCTATCAACTCAGCGGCGGCAGTGGTGCCGTCCTTCCCCAGGATGACCCCTGGCAGGGACGCCATACCCTGCTGGTGGCGGCCCAGTTGTCTGAGCGCCAGGGGCAGGGGGATGCCCTGATTCATCTCGCCGCGGAGGTGGAGCTGTCGTTGCTGACCCGGGCATTGCCCCACCTGGTTGCCAGCAAACGCGCCCAGCACCTGGACAGCAAAACCGGCGAGCTGGTGGCAGAGAAGAGACAGATGCTGGGCAGTCTGACCCTGAAAAGAGAGCCACTGACTGACATCAGCGATGAAGATTACTGCCAGGCCCTGCTGGAGGCGGTTCGTCGCCAGGGACTGGGGCTGCTGCCATGGAGTGAGTCCATTGAGCAGTGGCGCCTGAGGCTGCACCACGCCCGCCGGCTCTGCCCTGAATTGGATTGGCCGGATCTCAGCGATCCGGCGCTGATGGACGGACTGGAGCAGTGGCTGGGGCCCTATCTGACTGGCTTGACGCGGGTGGCTCAGCTGAAGAAGCTGGATCTCAAAGGGATCCTTCAGGCCAGCCTGGAGTGGACTCAGCAGCAACAGCTGGATGATCTTCTGCCGACCCACTGGCAGGCTCCCACCGGCAGTCGTCTGAAGCTTGAATACCATGCACAAGGGGTGAAGTTAGCGGTTCGGGTCCAGGAGATGTATGGTGAGGCAGCCACCCCCAGGTTGGCCCGTGGGCAGCTGCCGGTGACCCTGGAGCTGCTCTCGCCGGCGCACAGGCCGCTGCAGGTGACCGAAGATCTGGCCGCTTTCTGGAAAGGGGCCTGGAATGAGGTGAAGAAAGAGATGAAGGGGCGCTACCCCAAACACCTGTGGCCCGATGACCCCGCCAACGCCCAGGCGACCCGAGTGACCAAAAAGAGGATGCAACAGCAGTAG